Sequence from the Polyodon spathula isolate WHYD16114869_AA unplaced genomic scaffold, ASM1765450v1 scaffolds_3304, whole genome shotgun sequence genome:
GTTTTGACACGAAGTCTGCATCATTGATTTGCTGTTTCTTCAATAGGATCCGATTTCTACTTAATTTTAAATTGGATGCTAAGTCTTTCAGAGAGTTTGTGTGTTTCTCTGTATTCTTTGGAAAATGTGCAACCAAAAACAATTGGGCTTTAATATTTCCTGCAGAGGACAAGAGATTGTACTCGCTCTCTGCAATACTGTCTAAAAATATGAAGACTGCCAAGGATGTTTGACATAAAGTGGAAAACTGTTTCTGAAAGGAAAGGAGATTTCCACGAAGGTTGGCAACAGCTACAGGTTCTGAAAAGATGTCCAAGTTGTTCTTTCCACAAGGAAGGTACCAACCTATTTCCACTAGACCGTTTGCAATTCCATATTACGATGGATAAAGACATCATGGTACTGCTGGGGGTTGCCGAGAACCTGATTCAGAATCTGAGACTTTGATAAACTGCAGTCACCCAGCCTGACAAAAGAGATCACTGGCATGGCAGTGCTGACTATACTGTCTTCTACAAACCCTTTCGAGTCGGCTAATGAACGGGGTCTAAACTTCTTCACAATGTCTCGCATGGCccacagcattaatgtacactGGCTGGTGCTGCAGTCGGGGAGCAAGAGAGGTACAGCAAACTGGCACATCGACATTTTTAACATCATTTCCTGCTGCAGGAAGCTATCTGAGCACAGAAAGAGTGCTGTTACGAGATCAAGTGGATTGATTGTATTACTCTCTTGATCATCATTACTATCAATAAGTTCAAGAACACTATCAGGGTCTTGCAATTTCGAGTCTgtatctgtctcagcagcactgcaCCTGGTACTCCGAGCTGTCACATTTACCATCATTAGTCTTTTCAGAAAGCACCAGGGAAGTTTTAGTGACTGAATCGGTTCATCAGTAATACTCTCTGATCCGATCTCAAGAACAGTACTCAATGTAATCCTGCCTGGGAAGCAGTTCTCCAGGCCCAGCTTGCACAGCTTCTAGAGATATTTCTGAAAGGGAAGCAGTAACAGGTATCTACTTAGCTTAAGTATTTAAGATGGCTCCCGATgcacccacatggacctctcagaactacagttcccatcatcctcctactcacatatgtaacagatggatttaccaatgaacaagaggatgatgggaaatgtagttccgagAGGTCCATGCAGATACATGAGAAGACATcaaggcagggaatgcaatttaaaagtttaaaaaagtggtcaaaattaaaacacacaccttacgtaaacagttgtagcaacacatgggaacacgtaacacaatcaaataaaaaggtcctcaTGTACCCTTTAAATTCAACTGCAAAGCAATACCCCTCTAGCACTACTGCATGAGAGTTTATGTCTGTCCTTGAGAATCACAATCTTTAAAAGGAGATCAAAACACATCTAGGTGTAATTGTCTCTTTCTTCTGATTAAATGGAGCCCCCTGGGTTTAAGTGCAGCATGTAACCATTCTATACGGAGTCAGTATGTTGTAGGATATACGGATTTGCAAACCCTGTTGAAGTCAGTCAGTTCCACTGTTATATAATAGTGTATGAAATACAAGACAGTGGtctacttgagctggaatgagaCAAAAAGGAAGTAGAGATAACCTATGAGGCTAATACCCTGCATTGCAGAGAACTGATCCTTACTTGTACAGGCAGATGTTGAAACAGGCGTGCTCTGGGTCCCATTCTCCAGCACTGTGGTGACTGTGAAGCTGTACTCTCTCCCAGGTCTCAGCTCAGAGATCAGAGTG
This genomic interval carries:
- the LOC121311837 gene encoding up-regulator of cell proliferation-like, translating into MVNVTARSTRCSAAETDTDSKLQDPDSVLELIDSNDDQESNTINPLDLVTALFLCSDSFLQQEMMLKMSMCQFAVPLLLPDCSTSQCTLMLWAMRDIVKKFRPRSLADSKGFVEDSIVSTAMPVISFANGLVEIGWYLPCGKNNLDIFSEPVAVANLRGNLLSFQKQFSTLCQTSLAVFIFLDSIAESEYNLLSSAGNIKAQLFLVAHFPKNTEKHTNSLKDLASNLKLSRNRILLKKQQINDADFV